One Cygnus atratus isolate AKBS03 ecotype Queensland, Australia chromosome 21, CAtr_DNAZoo_HiC_assembly, whole genome shotgun sequence genomic region harbors:
- the VWA5B1 gene encoding von Willebrand factor A domain-containing protein 5B1 encodes MPGLINRGTRRPLPLTASEVTSCVSGYACGMTASLTYRNPEAQPCEGLFVFPLDEHTTVVGFEAAVCRRAVTVQIKDKAKIDTACFDGCGHPDGRAHDRSGRIVMDEDLERIAFVASLGTIPPLESISVFISTSSELQTLPSGAVRVLLPAVCVPRVPQPNSEGTSTLPGHQLRTAKPCCGSGSPEQGSSFCLAQLLESEATNPSEYEFSFHLEIRGPCLLAGVESPTHKIRADADPSARSARSIVITLADKHTFDRPVEILIHPSEPHMPHVLMEEGDMTPAEYERHLKGKNDFIKGTKKDPSAEKKTEIIRKRLNKDIPHHPVVMLNFCPDLRTAQADLRKAPGEFIFLVDRSRSMGGVSIDRVKDALLVLLKSLMPACLFNIVGFGSTFKTLFPASRSYCEESLAVACESIRRIRADMGGTNILSPLKWVVRQPIPRGHPRLLFLLTDGAVGDTGKVLELLRNHSSSTRCYSFGIGPNACRRLVQGLAAVSRGTAEFLAEGERLQPKMIRSLKKAMAPVLSDVSVEWVFPESTEVLVSPVSTSCLFPGDRLVGYGVVCDTSLYLSTPRSPWDLLLRSPQDKRRRYSMMRSQESSSSVFLHSQEEGASTESWSYPEGCCPAERTPDQLAVGRDPGGESDTDTGTDAKTSSRRRAYSANQVANHEPLRKEPTASDPGSALLRNPLRKAHLQDLQQLSPEPCPVDFQPFAASLRSSTTRIRGTGARRPSLLHGSCMSSCQRPESPPAPEAAAGRGLGQLDASGSLRSSSDSRSPGEPEGTQHPSFTFETETSSDWEPQDWDFGAARGSPCSPRATCKAVVKGLRGSEPVQWEVAFDIRPLLRERGSQEEGDEDLWSETFHHLAAKSVIRDLEQLAERECEIEHGSGRRYQLNAVHTSKACNVISKYTAFVPVDLSTSTYLPPCVAYTRAGQAARQGSPRSLSSGHRRHRGFSAARPLSPCGQDGDDGFHGMDVDEAGLSPCSTPLSSSCRPPEAPFQSLAASSAHSPKPIESLFAARLTLHKTRLLTRAAKGFMSKSPGRTSEASSESDCESIDYLPLASLQLACGAFLLNSAFCEALGIPMEKLKRTSPFSCHRLALSPSSSSSARKAVPGGEHANLGHDGQLLVPDGTRGAGSPTEDTAGRPRHFSGSAVESISKALRAESELSPPAITIRRFSSPEQHGPEVQALLADIELRWQTEPEGMLWATAVALAWLEHSSASYFVEWELVAAKASLWLQEQRFPQGCSLAAVKAAAQQLFVLLRHWEENLEFNLLCYNPSSV; translated from the exons ATGCCGGGGCTGATCAACCGCGGCACCCGGCGCCCGCTGCCGCTCACCGCCTCCGAGGTAACCTCGTGCGTCAGCGGCTACGCCTGCGGGATGACGGCCTCGCTCACCTACCGCAACCCGGAGGCGCAGCCGTGTGAAG GGCTCTTTGTCTTCCCCCTGGATGAGCACACAACCGTGGTCGGGTTCGAGGCGGCGGTGTGCCGGCGCGCCGTCACCGTGCAGATCAAGGACAAGGCCAAGATCGACACCGCCTGTTTCGATGGCTGCGGCCACCCCGACGGACGAGCTCACGACAGGAGCG GAAGGATTGTGATGGACGAGGACTTGGAGAGAATTGCATTTGTGGCTAGCCTGGGCACAATTCCTCCCCTGGAAAGCATCTCCGTCTTCATCAGCACCTCCTCGGAGCTGCAGACGCTGCCCAGCGGGGCCGTGAGGGTCCTCCTGCCAGCTGTGTGTGTCCCCAGGGTCCCACAGCCCAACTCGGAGGGCACCAGCACCCTTCCTGGCCACCAGCTCCGGAC AGCCAAGCCCTGCTGCGGATCAGGGAGCccggagcagggcagcagcttctgcctggcccagctgctggagagcGAGGCCACCAACCCCTCCGAGTACGAGTTCAGCTTCCACCTGGAGATTCGGGGGCCGTGCTTGCTGGCAG GCGTCGAGAGCCCCACGCACAAGATCCGCGCGGACGCCGACCCCTCGGCTCGCTCGGCGAGGAGCATCGTCATCACGCTGGCCGACAAGCACACCTTCGATAGGCCCGTGGAGATCCTGATCCACCCCAGCG AGCCCCACATGCCTCACGTCTTAATGGAAGAAGGCGATATGACGCCCGCGGAGTACGAACGACACCTGAAGGGGAAGAACGATTTCATTAAAGGCACCAAGAAGGACCCCAGCGCCGAGAAAAAG ACCGAGATCATCAGGAAGCGCCTGAACAAGGACATCCCCCACCACCCTGTTGTCATGCTGAACTTCTGCCCGGACCTGCGGACGGCCCAGGCGGACCTCCGCAAAGCCCCCGGCGAGTTTATCTTCCTGGTCGACCGCAGTAGGAGCATGGGCGGCGTCAGCATCGACCGCGTCAAG GATGCCCTGTTGGTCCTCCTCAAGAGCCTGATGCCCGCGTGCCTCTTCAACATCGTTGGCTTCGGCTCCACTTTCAAGACGCTGTTCCCTGCCAGCAGGAGCTACTGCGAG GAGAGCCTGGCCGTCGCCTGCGAGAGCATCAGGAGGATCCGGGCTGACATGGGCGGCACCAACATCTTGTCGCCTCTGAAGTGGGTCGTGCGGCAGCCGATCCCCAGGGGCCACCCCCGGCTGCTCTTCCTGCTGACGGACGGGGCCGTGGGCGACACGGGGAAGGTCCTCGAGCTGCTGAGGAACCACTCCTCCTCCACCAG GTGCTACAGCTTCGGCATCGGGCCCAACGCCTGCAGGAGGCTGGTGCAGGGGCTGGCCGCCGTGTCCAGGGGCACTGCCGAGTTCCTGGCCGAGGGCGAGCGGCTGCAGCCCAAG ATGATCAGGTCGCTGAAGAAGGCGATGGCGCCGGTCCTGAGCGACGTGTCCGTGGAGTGGGTCTTTCCCGAAAGCACCGAGGTCTTGGTCTCCCCGGTGAGCACCAGCTGCCTCTTCCCTGGTGACCGCCTGGTTGGCTACGGCGTCGTCTGCGACACCTCGCTGTACCTCTCCACCCCCCGATCG ccctgggaccTGCTACTGCGCTCTCCCCAGGACAAGAGGCGGCGGTACAGCATGATGCGCTCCCAGGAGTCGAGCAGCTCAGTTTTCTTGCACTCCCAGGAAGAGGGAGCCAGCACGGAGAGCTGGAGCTACCCGGAGGGGTGCTGCCCGGCCGAGCGTACCCCGGATCAGCTGGCGGTGGGCAGGGATCCCGGCGGAGAATCGGACACGGACACTG GAACGGATGCCAAGACGTCCTCCAGGAGACGGGCGTACAGTGCCAACCAGGTGGCCAACCACGAGCCCCTCCGGAAGGAGCCCACGGCCAGCGATCCGGGCAGCGCCCTGCTGAGGAATCCCCTGCGCAAAGCCCACCTGCAggacctgcagcagctcagccccgaGCCGTGCCCGGTGGATTTCCAG CCCTTCGCTGCCAGCCTGCGCTCCTCCACCACCAGGATCCGCGGCACGGGTGCCCGCCGGCCGTCCCTGCTGCACGGGAGCTGCATGTCCTCCTGCCAGCGCCCCGAATCCCCACCAGCGCCCGAGGCTGCTGCTGGACGGGGCTTGGGGCAGCTGGATGCCAGCGGCAGCCTGCGGTCCTCGTCTGACAGCCGAAGCCCCGGGGAGCCGG AAGGCACCCAGCATCCGTCCTTCACGTTCGAGACGGAGACCTCCTCCGACTGGGAACCCCAGGACTGGGATTTCGGCGCCGCCCGGGGCTCCCCGTGCTCGCCCCGTGCCACCTGCAAGGCGGTGGTGaaggggctgcggggcagcgAGCCCGTGCAGTGGGAGGTCGCCTTTGACATCCGCCCACTCCTCCGAGAGcggggcagccaggaggagggCGACGAGGACCTGTGGAGCGAGACCTTCCACCACCTGGCAGCCAAGTCCGTCATCCGGGACTTGGAGCAGCTTGCAGAGAGGGAGTGTGAAATCGAGCACG GGTCAGGCCGGCGGTACCAGCTCAACGCTGTCCACACCAGCAAGGCCTGCAACGTCATCAGCAAGTACACGGCATTCGTGCCGGTGGACCTGAGCACCAGCACCTACCTGCCCCCCTGCGTCGCCTACACCCGCGCAG GGCAAGCGGCCAGGCAAGGCAGCCCGAGGAGCCTCAGCTCGGGACACAGGAGGCACCGCGGCTTTTCTGCGGCACGTCCCCTGTCACCCTGCGGCCAGGACGGAGATGATGGATTTCATGGCATGG ATGTGGACGAGGCCGGGCTgtcaccctgcagcaccccgcTGTCCTCCAGCTGCCGTCCCCCAGAAG CGCCGTTCCAGAGCCTGGCTGCCTCTTCTGCACATTCCCCAAAACCCATCGAGAGCCTCTTTGCCGCGAG GCTGACCCTCCACAAAACCAGGCTGCTGACTCGAGCTGCCAAAGGTTTCATGAGCAAATCTCCGGGCAGAACGAGCGAAGCCAGCTCGGAGAGTGACTGCGAGAGCATCGACTACCTTCCTCTG GCGTCTCTGCAGCTGGCCTGCGGTGCCTTCCTCCTGAACTCGGCCTTCTGCGAGGCGCTCGGCATCCCCATGGAGAAGCTGAAGCGCACGTCGCCTTTCTCCTGCCACCGCCTGGCGCTCAGCCCCTCGAGCTCCAGCAGCGCCAGGAAGGCCGTGCCCGGCGGGGAGCACGCAAACCTCGGGCACGACGGGCAGCTCCTGGTCCCCGATGGCACGCGCGGAGCCGGCAGCCCCACTGAGGACACGGCCGGCCGCCCCCGCCACTTCTCGGGGAGCGCCGTGGAGAGCATCTCCAAAGCCCTGCGAGCCGAGAGCGAGCTCTCCCCGCCGGCCATCACCATCCGCCGCTTCTCCTCCCCGGAGCAGCATGGCCCCGAGGTCCAGGCGCTGCTGGCCGACATCGAGCTGCGGTGGCAGACGGAGCCCGAGGGGATGCTGTGGGCCACGGCCGTGGCGCTGGCCTGGCTGGAGCACAGCTCGGCGTCCTACTTCGTCGAGTGGGAGCTGGTGGCGGCCAAGGCCAgcctgtggctgcaggagcagcgcttcccgcagggctgcagcctggccgCGGTGAAGGCGGCGGCCCAGCAGCTCTTTGTCTTGCTCAGGCACTGGGAGGAGAACCTGGAGTTCAACCTGCTGTGCTACAACCCCAGCAGCGTGTAA
- the LOC118253306 gene encoding ATP-dependent RNA helicase DDX19B: MATDSWALAVDEQEAAAESLSSLHLKEDKAKPDSNGAVVKTDDNVEKTEDEEKEDRATQSLLNKLIRSNLVDTTNQVEVLQRDPTSPLYSVKSFEELRLKPQLLQGVYAMGFNRPSKIQENALPMMLAEPPQNLIAQSQSGTGKTAAFVLAMLSRVEPGNKYPQCLCLSPTYELALQTGKVIEQMGKFYPELKLAYAVRGNKLERGQKISEQIVIGTPGTVLDWCSKLKFIDPKKIKVFVLDEADVMIATQGHQDQSIRIQRMLPRDCQMLLFSATFEDSVWKFAQKVVPDPNIIKLKREEETLDTIKQYYVLCNNRDEKFQALCNVYGAITIAQAMIFCHTRKTAGWLAAELSKEGHQVALLSGEMMVEQRAAVIERFREGKEKVLVTTNVCARGIDVEQVSVVINFDLPVDKDGNPDNETYLHRIGRTGRFGKRGLAINMVDSKHSMNILNRIQEHFNKKINKLDTDDLDEIEKITN; encoded by the exons atGGCCACCGACTCGTGGGCCCTGGCCGTAGACGagcaggaggcggcggcggagtCG CTCAGCAGTTTGCACCTGAAGGAGGACAAAGCCAAGCCGGATTCCAACG GTGCCGTCGTCAAGACGGACGACAACGTCGAGAAGACAGAGGATGAGGAGAAAG AGGACAGAGCTACCCAGTCCTTGCTCAACAAGCTGATCCGCAGCAACCTGGTGGACACCACCAACCAGGTGGAGGTGCTGCAGAGGGACCCCACCTCGCCGCTCTACTCCGTCAAGTCTTTCGAGGAACTGCGCCT GAAACCGCAGCTCCTGCAAGGAGTTTATGCCATGGGCTTCAACAGACCATCAAAAATACAAGAGAACGCCCTGCCCATGATGCTTGCCGAACC CCCGCAGAACTTGATCGCGCAGTCTCAGTCTGGTACTGGCAAGACGGCTGCCTTCGTCCTCGCCATGCTCAGCCGCGTCGAACCCGGGAACAAGTACCCACAG TGTTTGTGCCTTTCCCCAACATACGAGCTGGCACTTCAAACGGGAAAAGTGATCGAACAGATGGGGAAGTTCTACCCAGAGCTGAAGCTCGCGTATGCTGTGCGAGGCAACAAAT TGGAGAGAGGTCAGAAGATCTCTGAGCAGATTGTAATCGGCACGCCTGGCACTGTGCTGGACTGGTGCTCCAAGCTGAAATTCATAGACCCCAAGAAAATCAAGGTGTTCGTCTTAGACGAGGCTGATGTGATGATAGCAACCCAGGGCCATCAGGATCAGAGCATTCGCATTCAGAG GATGCTCCCCAGGGACTGCCagatgcttctgttttcagccaCATTTGAGGATTCTGTGTGGAAGTTTGCTCAAAAAGTTGTTCCTGACCCAAACATTATCAAGCTGAAGCGAGAAGAGGAGACGCTGGACACTATTAAGCAGTATTATGTTCTGTGCAATAACAGAGATGAGAAGTTCCAGGCTCTCTGTAATGTCTATGGCGCTATCACCATTGCCCAGGCCATGATCTTCTGCCAC ACTCGGAAGACGGCTGGCTGGCTGGCGGCAGAGCTCTCGAAGGAAGGCCACCAGGTGGCATTGCTCAGTGGGGAAATGATGGTGGAGCAGCGAGCTGCCGTCATAGAGCGCTTCCGAGAGGGCAAAGAGAAGGTGCTGGTGACCACGAACGTCTGTGCCAGAG GGATCGATGTAGAGCAGGTCTCTGTTGTTATCAATTTTGACCTTCCTGTGGATAAAGATGGAAATCCTGATAACGAGACTTACCTGCACCGGATTGGGCGCACAGGTCGCTTTGGCAAGCGAGGTCTGGCTATCAACATGGTGGACAGCAAGCACAGCATGAATATTCTCAACAGAATCCAGGAACACTTCA acaaaaagataaacaaattGGACACTGACGACTTGGATGAAATCGAGAAGATAACTAACTGA